tcgaATATTTTTGGAGCCTTAAGCTTCAATTTTGTGTTTTTGCTCAAGAAGCGGTTAGGTGTGTTTTGTCCCCAAGTTTAGTTGTTTGGTgggtttttcaaatatttatatatatatatatatatatatatatatatatattttctaatagACTTCTTTAGTGTCCTCTTTCTATAGTTGAAGGGACAATGACCTTAAGATTTGCCACCAATTCTAATTTTCCCAGAGAAGTTCTTATTGATTCATATTTTTTGGTAAAATTTAATGGCTTTTTTtgctttaaaatatattgttatttcgtTTGTTTGCCCATTCTTAGGAATGGTATGCGTTTTTAATATGCTTATAGTGTGCAATTTTCTCCAGTATGATTTGGTGGTGGTGTGTTTCTTCATTCAATTAATATTCTTTTGGTTTCGGAATTTTTACTATTACGAGGTTTGTGCAATGTCATGAAGTAATGCGGGAGGTTTGGAATATAATTTGATCTCTTGAGTGGTGCATAAATGGGTGGCTGTGTGTAGGCCCAGGTAGGAGTGTTTTGTGGACAAGAGCTTGGAAATCTGACAAGCTTTGCATCTTCGAGTGCATCCTCAGACCATTCCACTATTTCTTCTCTATATGATAAGGGATTGGCTCGAAACGGTTCTCCCCCAAAGAGAGATGATGACAAAGATGGGCATTACATGTTTGAGCTTGGAGAAAATTTAACTTCTCGCTGTAATCTTACTTTACCATCATTAACCACTTATGTGTTTATTCTTTGTTTGGTTTAGGTAATTAAAAATGCTAAATGTTGCTTTTTTTGTTGAGTTTTGCTCTGGTGGTTTTTGTGATAAGATGCTTCATTATCGCTTAAGATTTTACTACAACGATAAGATTTTACCACAATTGATAAGATTTCTCAATTGTGGGTTtgtattggtttttaatttaatctcACCTTCCtcatgtttctttttttctttttatgtttattgATATTTCCAGATCAGATCAACAGCAAAATGGGTGAAGGTACCTTTGGTCAGGTTTTGGAGTGCTGGgatagagaaaagaaagaaatggttGCCATTAAAATTGTACGTGGAATCAAGAAGTATCGTGAAGCGGCTATGATAGAAATTGAAATGCTGCAACAACTTGGTAAACACGATAAAGGTGGCAACCGGTGAGTAATCTTTTTGATGTAATTACTTTTTCTGCCCTTAATGGTACTgttaagaagctttcatggcgCTTTTGCAATTGTTAAATGGGTTTATTCCTTGCAGTTGTGTGCAAATACGGAACTGGTTTGACTATCGTAACCATATCTGTATTGTAAGTATATGATTGATGACTTTGTGATGGATTAATTTCCCCAATAACAAATAATTTGGGGTTAAGACTTGTCAGTGAATTCAAATGGTTTTAACAGGTGTTTGAGAAGCTTGGATCAAGCTTATACGATTTTCTACGGAAAAACAATTATCGCTCATTTCCCATTGATCTAGTCCGTGAGATTGGCAGGCAACTATTGGAATGTGTAGCATGTGTGTAATAATTTCCGAAGCTAGTCACTTTCtttcatacaatttttttcGTTAATTTTTTCACTCTAGTGTCTTGGTTAGGGCTGCATGTAAGATATATTAATTCCTTTTACTTCGCTATATAAATAGATCTTTCATTTACCTTAAAACTTActatttcataattatatatgttaaaacATAGTActttaaatgaattattttaaataaaactggCATCATTGCCTTGaatgaatttttatatttaatttctgtTTCGTTGATTTTCTACATCTTGTGTCTTGTATATCTTCTGCCTTTTCTTCTGATGGTGTTCCtgttaattatatttacagttatgCATGACTTGCGGCTTATACACACTGACTTGAAGCCAGAAAATGTACTTCTAGTTTCGTCAGACTATATTAAAGTTCCTGATTGCAGGGATTATAAGGTATAATTTTAGGATTATTTTACTTACTCTCTGTGTTCCTGACTTTTTTAGAAGGTATTACCCTGCCTTGCCTCGGCAGTGACATTTGTATTTGCTCTATTAGATATGGCATTCATTTTCTACTTTTGTTGCTTCAACTGTTTGTTTCtacatatatattgctcttgagaatttaattcttttaatctGCTATATGCAGAGTTATTCTCGATCATCAAAAGATGGATCCTACTATAAAAGAGTGCCCAAGTCAAGTGCCATCAAGGTTATTGATTTTGGCAGCACAACCTATGAGCGTCAAGATCAGAATTATATCGTCTCTACACGACATTATCGTGCACCTGAGGTTGTTCTTGGTAAGTTTCTTTTGTATTGTTTTTCCCAATAATGCCATGTCTCAGTAGAGGAGCTAAAACTTGTTTCCATTCATTTGTAGGACTTGGTTGGAGTTATCCTTGTGATATATGGAGTGTTGGTTGCATCATAGTGGAGCTTTGCACGGTACATCTACAAATCTATTTTATGATAGGGGGATGGTATGGTTATGAAGGACTAGAATCAagttttttcttgtatttttgacCGTTATATAGGGTGAGGCCTTGTTTCAAACACACGAGAATTTGGAGCACCTAGCTATGATGGAGCGGGTATTTGGTCCATTGCCACAGCACATGTTGAAAAGAGTAGTGTAAGTATATCGTGATGCATCTGTAGTGACAGTATCTTTAAGAAGCATAGACTGACTACTGTTCTTCCCTGGTATTGGTCTTTTAGCCGACATGCAGACAAGTATGTTAGAAGAGGAAGATTGGATTGGCCAGATGGTGCAACCTCAAGAGAGAGTATTAAAGCTGTAATGAAGCTTCCCCGGCTTCAGGTTTGTACACTTCAATTGGTCCTACCCAAAATTGTACCGTGTTGTTTTTAATCTGGCTGACTAATTGCACTAGTGTCATGTTTACTAATCGTGGAATGCATGTTGTTTATGTTCTTACAGAACCTGGTAATGCAACATGTTGATCACTCGGCTGGGGATCTCATTCATCTGCTGCAGGGGTTGCTTAAATACGATCCAACTGATAGGTTAACAGCTCGTCAGGCCCTTAAGCATCCCTTCCTTTCTAGGGACCATGTGAGGAGATAAGGCAGCCGACACATCGGGGGTAATTAGCTACCTGGTGTGTTATACATAGTGCATATGGGTATCCACGTTTTAAGATAGGGTTTGTGTTGAACGAGATTACAAGTATCCAATTGTACACACAAGGCATATGATACTTGACCTTCTGAACCCACCGCTTGAATGAaggattgaatatatatatatatatatatatatttaagcgAAATGATATTTCTACCATGCTCAATCATCTTGCATTCCTTTTGAAAATATACTATCAACAcgagaaaattaattttttaatagtagattttatattttttaagaaatgagtGTATCGCTTGTACAATCTgttattatatgtaatattattcgtTTTAGATCATTAGTTCTTACAAACGAGCGGTTCTTGTTGCAATTACAATTACTGACCAATTGAATTCCGTCACCGTTATATTTCTATTATGACTAAATCATCAGGTGATTGCATTTTCTAACACACGATATGcatttttataatagaaaagTAACTAGATAATCTTTTCACGTAATAAGACAACCGTCCTCTCTTAATAAGATAATCTTTCCGGtttggtaataaaaaatttttattttaaatttaaaatttccttctcattattataactttttcaaatttccatacaaaatataataaataatttaattttttttaatttttttaaatctcaaaataataataatattaaaatataatattttaatatttcattttaaactcaaaattttcatcctaCTTATAATCTTAAATCTCATTCAAAAGAATTTTTAAATCATAGTATCTAATGATTCTAATGTTAAAAACGTAAGTTTAATTAAACCAGCATACAGCAGTTATAGGACTTCTGATTTATTGGTTGGGTTTTTAACAATTGAAAGTTTTACATACTaaattttcatctttatttttatttcattacgATGAGATAGCATGGTCAATTAACTtcggatttttttaaaaataaaataaagatgattCAATAGTGATAATtgtcaaattttatataataaaatgaaagtgAGATGTGAgtgtagtatataatattatttgaaaattagtAACATTGAATCATAGCATAGTATTGTAAATCAGTTTTCCCAAGtatgagaaaaagaaagcaaCTGAGTAGGGGACAAAAGATTATGATGACAAAGATGATAAAATGatggataaataaataaaaagagaggaaGATGATAAAATTCTAACTCTGTGCGAGAAATACTTCATTATTAAATCCAGAGATGAATATATCGTTTTGAAATCTTTGCTGATGTATATAGACTTTAGGTCatgattattatattttcttcataGATCTTTatggaaaaaattgaaaaaaaagaaattaggtTGAGTGAATTGCATCGGaacaaaaatgagaaaaatcatTGACTTGATGCCAAGGAAAAATCATGCCTTTTACCCTTTCATGGTTAAATGcttaagaaataatatatttaaatggttAAGCAAATAATTTTGATTGGTTAGGTGTCAATGCGAAGATAGCTATATAGCTGGCTGTTTTTAACATGCCTATGTGCACACGCACAATTAACAAgactttaaattatataattttgtaatacaTAAATACTTTGATAAGATAGaagttttataaaagtaaatttataaattaaagttatttgatataatacgttagattataaaattatttttattgtaaagtatatataatatattatataaaattatatcaatttataaatttatttatttttagtgacTGTATCGATtctttttacaatatatatgaAAGAGTTCGGGTTGTCAATGCCAAGCACTTCATGAGTGGAAATGGCTCAGCTACCATCCTTGCCACATGGCAAGAGCTAGAGAAAATACCAGTCAATCCCTTCATCATTTCATTtctgtgcattttttttttttaaatagaaactgATCTCATTAATCAATTTAACTACATTTTAGAGGTTACAATAGAAGAAATGCACTCAGGACATTCTTCAATGTTGTACAAATCCTCTGTTAACAGCACAGCAGACTTTGCTAAAAAATGGGCTGCAGAATTCGCTTCTCTCTGGACATGACAGGCTCTCCAGTGAGCTATGTTTGCCAAGACATGTCTTGATTCTTCAACAAACCACCCCCCCATGATACTATCAAACTCTTGACCAAGCAGTTGGGTAACTACCTGTCTCGAGTCCCTCTCCAAAATGACCTGGTTAAGTCCCAATTCCTTGCAAAAGGTTACTGCCACTAGTAGGCCACAAGCTTCTGCTTCATAGACTCCTCCATTGAGAGGTCTGGGTGCCCTTAAAGTACCAACAACAAGTCCTTGATGGTCACGGATTATGACTCCCAAACCAATCCTACCTGAACTCAGCCTTACTGTAGCATCCCAATTAACTTTAAACATACCTTTACTTGGCTTAGACCATGTTTGTAAGGACCTTTCTGATCTCAGTTGGGGGTTCTCTCGTAACATATTTGCTTCAGTGAATGCAATGGATTCTAGCTTGGCTCCCTGGTACAAAGTGGAAGGGTGTTTAAAATCTTTGCCATGAACTAGATCATTTCTTCGAGACCATATACCTCTCAGTGTAACTGCAGCTTCCTCCAACTCATTGACCTCTAGTCTTTGGACCAACATTGCCCAAACCTTGAAGAACTGGTCACTATGGAAGGACATTTTCTGAATTTTTACACAAGCTTGGTTCCACACGTCTCTAGCAGTAGGACATCCCCAGAGAACATGGCTTGAGGTCTCAGGTTCAGATTTGCACACAATACAGCTGTTGTCTTCCACTACTCTCCTTTTCTTTAAGTTTGCTAGGGTAGGGATGGCTTCATTACACGCTTTCCAGATAAAAGGTTTAACTGCAGGGGCCACTTTCAGCTGCCAAATTTTCTTCCACACTGTTGAGTCTAGTTGCCTGTTTGAGTGTTCCCCTTCTACCTCAGCCTCCACTTGCCTCTGATGGTGATATCCACTCTTGACATTGTACATCCCATTTGAAGTaaaattccaaaatattttGTCCTCCCTACCTCCTAGGCTGATGGGGATCGAAGTGATGCCTTGAATCTCAGGTTTTGAAAACATTTCTTGTAGCAACTCTTTTTTCCAGCTTCTTTGCCTTGGGTCAATAAGGTCACTCACCATTTTACACCAACAATCCATTTCTCTTGGAGATGCCACTGTGCACGAGGGAAGAGAGGGTATCCACTTGTCAGTCCATATGTTGATGCTTTTGCCATTTCCAACTCTCCATCTTAGCCCAGGTTTGAGTATTAAGAGACCAGCCATAACACTCCTCCACACATAGGAAGGGCTTGGTCCTATCTTTGCATTCAGTAGCTCCCCtgagttgaaatatttctattttaaagGTGCTGCAAGAGAGGTGGGTTCCTATAGTATTCTCTAGCTTTGCTTGGCTAGCAAGGCTAAGTTGAACATTCTGAAATCCTTGAATCCAAGACCACCTATGTCCTTAGCTGAGCTTAGTTGGTCCCACGAGACCCATTGAATCTTTGAGGCCTCTTCATTGAATCCCCATCAGAATTTCCTCAGgagtttgtttaatttttgaGTAATGGAGTATGGCAGCAGGAACAAACCCATTGAATACGTTGGTATGGCTTGAAGAACTGCCTTTAGGAGGATCTCTTTCCCTGCTGCAGATAGGTGGTTGGTTTTCCAGTTCACTACCCTAGACCAGGTCCTGTCTACAAGGGAGTGGAAAGCTGCTACTTTAGCTCTTCCTAAGACTACAGGGAGGCCTAGATACTTTTCAAAAGTGCCAGTAGCCTTTATACCTGCTAGCTGTAGGATCACATTCTGCACCTCCTTCACTGTGTTCTTACTAAAATAAACTGAGGAATTATCCTTGTTGAGCACCTGACCCGAGGCTTGTTCATACATATCCAAGATCTCAAGCACTTTGGTAAGCTCCTTTGGTGAAGCTTGGCAAAACAGcaggctgtcatctgcaaagaataAATGGCTCACTTTGGTGGGACCTCTTCCTATGGGGGCACTAGTTATTTCCCCCATCACTTCAGCCTTTTGCAGGAGAGCTGAAAGTGCTTCTGCACACAGAATGAAGAGGTAGGGTGGAATGCCTCTTGATGGGGTAAAAAACTGTTGAGGTTCCCCATTAACAAGAATTGAGTAGGACACTGACTTGATACATCTCTGAACCAAGTCCACCCACTGGGGAGGGAAACCAAGTTTGGTCATTACAGCTTCTACAAAGGCCCATTCCACCTtgtcataggctttactcatgtccaaTTTGAGGGCCATGAACCCTTTCTTGCCTTTGATCCTCATTGCCATTGAATGGAGAATTTCATAAGCAACTAGGGTATTGTCTGAAATAAGTTTTCCaggtacaaatgcactttggtttGCTGAGATGATCTTAGGCAA
This Carya illinoinensis cultivar Pawnee chromosome 11, C.illinoinensisPawnee_v1, whole genome shotgun sequence DNA region includes the following protein-coding sequences:
- the LOC122282785 gene encoding serine/threonine-protein kinase AFC2-like isoform X3 encodes the protein MHDLRLIHTDLKPENVLLVSSDYIKVPDCRDYKSYSRSSKDGSYYKRVPKSSAIKVIDFGSTTYERQDQNYIVSTRHYRAPEVVLGLGWSYPCDIWSVGCIIVELCTGEALFQTHENLEHLAMMERVFGPLPQHMLKRVVRHADKYVRRGRLDWPDGATSRESIKAVMKLPRLQNLVMQHVDHSAGDLIHLLQGLLKYDPTDRLTARQALKHPFLSRDHVRR
- the LOC122282785 gene encoding serine/threonine-protein kinase AFC2-like isoform X2 codes for the protein MGEGTFGQVLECWDREKKEMVAIKIVRGIKKYREAAMIEIEMLQQLGKHDKGGNRCVQIRNWFDYRNHICIVFEKLGSSLYDFLRKNNYRSFPIDLVREIGRQLLECVAFMHDLRLIHTDLKPENVLLVSSDYIKVPDCRDYKSYSRSSKDGSYYKRVPKSSAIKVIDFGSTTYERQDQNYIVSTRHYRAPEVVLGLGWSYPCDIWSVGCIIVELCTGEALFQTHENLEHLAMMERVFGPLPQHMLKRVVRHADKYVRRGRLDWPDGATSRESIKAVMKLPRLQNLVMQHVDHSAGDLIHLLQGLLKYDPTDRLTARQALKHPFLSRDHVRR
- the LOC122282785 gene encoding serine/threonine-protein kinase AFC2-like isoform X1 — its product is MEMERVMEFPHTHMYRRPAKRARLGWDVLPQPPKAQVGVFCGQELGNLTSFASSSASSDHSTISSLYDKGLARNGSPPKRDDDKDGHYMFELGENLTSRYQINSKMGEGTFGQVLECWDREKKEMVAIKIVRGIKKYREAAMIEIEMLQQLGKHDKGGNRCVQIRNWFDYRNHICIVFEKLGSSLYDFLRKNNYRSFPIDLVREIGRQLLECVAFMHDLRLIHTDLKPENVLLVSSDYIKVPDCRDYKSYSRSSKDGSYYKRVPKSSAIKVIDFGSTTYERQDQNYIVSTRHYRAPEVVLGLGWSYPCDIWSVGCIIVELCTGEALFQTHENLEHLAMMERVFGPLPQHMLKRVVRHADKYVRRGRLDWPDGATSRESIKAVMKLPRLQNLVMQHVDHSAGDLIHLLQGLLKYDPTDRLTARQALKHPFLSRDHVRR